The following coding sequences are from one Lolium rigidum isolate FL_2022 chromosome 6, APGP_CSIRO_Lrig_0.1, whole genome shotgun sequence window:
- the LOC124665885 gene encoding aspartic proteinase Asp1-like has translation MAPARWAAATCLVLLLLLPLAPGPARAATPAKPPSSSSAVFQLQGDVYPTGHYYVTMNIGDPAKPYFLDVDTGSDLTWLQCDAPCQSCNKVPHQLYKPTKNKLVPCAASACTTLHGAESPAKKCAVPQQCDYQIKYTDSATSLGVLVADNFTLSLRNSSSIRASLAFGCGYDQQVGKNGAAQAATDGLLGLGKGSVSLLSQLKQQGIAKNVIGHCLSTNGGGFLFFGDDVVPTSRATWAPMVRSTSGNYYSPGSGTLYFDRRSLGVKPMEVVFDSGSTYTYFTAQPYQATVSALKAGLSKSLKQVSDPSLPLCWKGQNVFKSVSDVEKDFKSLFLSFAKNSVMEIPPKNYLIVTKNGNVCLGILDGSAAKLNFNVMGDITMQDQIIIYDNERGQLGWIRGSCNRSTKSTMYSFP, from the exons ATGGCGCCCGCCAGGTGGGCCGCGGCCACCtgcctcgtgctcctcctcctgctcccgcTCGCGCCCGGTCCAGCGCGCGCCGCGACGCCGGCGAAGCccccgtcgtcgtcctccgccgTGTTCCAGCTCCAGGGCGATGTCTATCCCACCGG CCATTACTATGTCACCATGAACATTGGGGACCCGGCGAAGCCATACTTCCTGGACGTCGACACCGGCAGCGACCTCACCTGGCTGCAGTGCGACGCTCCCTGCCAAAGCTGCAACAAG GTGCCACACCAACTGTACAAGCCAACGAAGAACAAGCTTGTTCCCTGTGCAGCGTCGGCCTGCACTACACTGCACGGCGCAGAGAGCCCTGCCAAGAAATGCGCTGTACCGCAGCAATGCGATTACCAGATCAAGTACACGGACAGTGCAACTTCGCTTGGCGTGCTCGTCGCCGACAACTTCACGCTGTCCCTGAGGAACTCATCCAGCATCCGTGCAAGCCTCGCCTTTGG CTGTGGGTATGACCAGCAAGTGGGGAAGAATGGCGCGGCGCAGGCAGCGACAGACGGATTGCTTGGGCTTGGGAAGGGATCAGTTAGCCTGCTCTCGCAGCTGAAGCAGCAAGGGATCGCAAAGAATGTCATTGGCCATTGCCTCAGCACGAACGGAGGAGGGTTCCTCTTCTTCGGGGACGATGTCGTACCCACTTCGCGTGCAACTTGGGCGCCCATGGTTCGCAGCACATCTGG GAATTACTACTCACCGGGTTCAGGAACACTGTACTTTGATCGACGTTCGCTAGGCGTTAAGCCAATGGAGGTGGTATTTGACAGCGGCAGCACCTATACCTACTTTACTGCCCAGCCATACCAAGCGACTGTTTCTGCG CTAAAAGCTGGTCTCAGCAAGTCACTTAAACAAGTGTCAGACCCCAGTCTGCCGCTTTGCTGGAAAGGGCAGAATGTGTTCAAATCTGTGTCTGATGTCGAGAAGGATTTCAAATCACTGTTCTTGAGCTTTGCGAAGAATTCTGTCATGGAGATCCCTCCTAAGAACTACCTCATTGTCACC AAAAATGGGAATGTGTGCTTGGGCATCCTTGATGGTTCAGCGGCTAAACTGAATTTCAATGTGATGGGAG ACATCACAATGCAGGATCAGATAATAATTTATGACAATGAGAGAGGGCAGCTTGGCTGGATCCGTGGATCATGCAATAGAAGCACTAAGTCTACTATGTATTCCTTTCCTTGA